From a single Nicotiana tabacum cultivar K326 chromosome 8, ASM71507v2, whole genome shotgun sequence genomic region:
- the LOC107792790 gene encoding receptor-like protein 40 yields MERLLSLISLFLVYVALAVEVVSLSFGRPLCSSDDTLALLQFKKSLAMTSSDYPLCQSSYPKTTSWNRSSMDCCRWNGVTCDSFTGHVIRLDLSCSEIGGTIHPNSSLFHLHHLQTLDLSFNNFSGSQIPTTIGQLVSLVHLNLSYCFLQGKIPLEISHLSKLISLDLSDDAPNLLQLNQFGFRMFFQNLTRLEVLSLFNVDISSKISSSIINVSSSLRYLDLEETKLYGDLPKSIFLLSNLETLRLSANDLTVSFPKSNWSSSHTLTEIDISYNNVSGGVLPAASLGSFKALKIVKLSQCNLVGSIPESISNLSQVTELDLSYNHLESKIPDVVSNLEKLEFLSLSDNSLSGPLPLTTNGGGLQNLKDVDLSRNSLNCSIPSWMISLPSLIHLTLESNHFSGLLPEFKPNSSLRVLDLFQNQLVGPIPQSLRHLLNLSVLALGSNNLSGEVGAEMLSSMTKLHYLELSSNSFSGEIGAETFSGMTNLRYLDLSHSGLSWSSSNNDNTTNVISTTIHHFFHLNLAFCRVKDFPDFLLNSEELVILNLSGNEIHGDFPKWFEGLNSLQVLNLTQNHVTSLNHLPWQTMTVVDLQSNSLKGPLPSSFCQPNNLDLLNLSYNNLSGEIPICFFISKTLSVLELRGNNFHGPIPNIFSRGNGLHHIGLSKNQLEGPIPRSLINCTYLQVLDLGNNKIHSTFPTWLEMLNELEILVLKSNRFYGPVVAFQTKSPFPNLRIFDLSDNSFTGSLPVEGFKAMMKMDEHKSKLEYMEEKDSYFGNYTDKYEESVTLVMKNQEIILNRILKIFTTIDLSRNNFEGEIPKFIGNLNSLVLLNLSHNNLTGHIPVEMKNMSTLEALDLSFNKLIGKIPEELTILTFLAVLNLSHNHLVGPIPHSNQFNTFPNDSYFGNADLCGFPLSHECGHHKTASVPGLLVEEKDDEPSFLSEMTWSSVLIGYGCGLIFGFIIGYFIYRFQRPRWFIHFFATLIHELTYTAQRAGRRRRRNRRH; encoded by the coding sequence ATGGAGAGATTATTGTCACTTATTTCTTTGTTTCTTGTCTATGTTGCCTTAGCAGTTGAGGTGGTTTCTTTATCCTTTGGCCGTCCACTTTGCTCTTCTGATGATACCCTTGCACTTTTACAGTTTAAGAAATCACTTGCGATGACATCGTCGGACTATCCACTTTGCCAATCTTCTTATCCTAAGACGACGTcttggaataggagtagtatgGATTGTTGTAGGTGGAATGGAGTTACCTGTGATAGTTTCACTGGTCATGTCATTCGTTTGGACTTGAGTTGCAGCGAAATTGGAGGAACTATTCATCCCAATAGTAGCCTtttccatcttcatcatcttcaaACCCTTGATCTTTCCTTTAACAACTTTTCAGGTTCTCAAATTCCGACGACCATTGGTCAGTTGGTCAGTTTGGTGCATCTCAACCTCTCTTATTGCTTTCTCCAAGGAAAGATTCCGTTGGAAATCTCACACCTCTCCAAATTGATTTCGCTCGATCTCTCTGATGATGCTCCAAATCTTCTTCAACTTAATCAATTTGGATTCAGGATGTTCTTTCAAAACTTGACCAGGTTAGAGGTACTTTCTCTTTTTAATGTAGACATTTCATCCAAGATATCATCATCCATTATTAATGTATCCTCTTCTTTGAGATATCTTGATCTTGAAGAAACTAAATTGTATGGAGACTTGCCAAAAAGCATTTTCCTTCTATCCAATTTGGAAACTCTCAGATTGTCGGCAAATGACCTCACTGTTTCTTTCCCTAAGTCGAACTGGAGCAGTAGCCATACACTAACTGAGATAGATATCTCTTACAACAATGTTTCTGGAGGAGTACTACCCGCCGCTTCACTTGGAAGTTTCAAAGCCTTAAAAATTGTGAAACTTTCTCAGTGCAACCTCGTTGGATCTATTCCAGAATCCATCAGCAACCTTTCACAGGTCACTGAACTGGATCTTTCATATAACCATTTGGAAAGCAAAATTCCTGATGTTGTTTCCAACTTGGAAAAGCTTGAATTCTTGAGTTTGAGTGACAATTCACTCAGTGGCCCACTTCCTTTGACTACTAACGGCGGGGGGCTTCAAAATCTAAAAGATGTAGATTTGTCTCGAAACTCACTCAACTGCTCAATCCCGTCTTGGATGATTAGTCTTCCTTCGTTGATTCATTTAACGTTGGAGAGCAATCATTTCAGCGGACTACTTCCTGAGTTTAAGCCCAACTCCTCTCTACGCGTGCTtgatttgtttcaaaatcaaCTCGTTGGTCCCATACCTCAATCACTTAGACATCTTCTGAACCTATCTGTTCTCGCTCTTGGATCAAATAATTTGAGTGGGGAGGTCGGAGCAGAAATGCTATCAAGCATGACTAAGCTCCACTACCTTGAACTTTCATCAAATAGTTTTTCAGGTGAGATTGGAGCAGAAACATTTTCAGGCATGACAAACCTCCGATATCTTGATCTTTCTCATAGTGGTTTATCTTGGAGTAGTAGCAATAACGACAACACGACCAACGTCATCAGTACTACtattcatcatttttttcatttaaacTTAGCCTTTTGTCGTGTGAAAGATTTTCCAGATTTCCTATTGAACTCTGAGGAATTGGTGATCTTGAATCTCTCAGGTAATGAAATCCACGGCGATTTCCCTAAATGGTTCGAGGGTTTGAATTCATTGCAAGTCCTTAACCTCACTCAAAACCACGTTACAAGCTTAAACCATCTACCTTGGCAGACAATGACGGTTGTTGATCTTCAATCAAACTCACTCAAAGGACCTTTGCCGTCCTCATTTTGTCAACCAAATAACCTGGATCTTTTGAACTTGTCTTATAATAATTTAAGTGGTGAAATTcccatttgtttctttatttctaaAACTCTCTCAGTCCTGGAATTACGAGGAAACAACTTTCATGGTCCGATTCCAAACATATTCTCAAGGGGTAACGGGTTACATCATATTGGTTTGAGTAAAAATCAACTGGAAGGTCCGATACCAAGATCATTGATCAATTGTACATATTTACAAGTCCTTGATTTGGGAAACAACAAAATCCATTCTACATTTCCCACCTGGCTAGAGATGCTGAATGAGTTAGAGATTCTAGTATTAAAATCTAATAGATTTTATGGACCTGTCGTTGCTTTCCAAACAAAATCACCATTTCCAAATTTGAGGATATTTGACCTCTCCGACAATTCGTTTACTGGCTCTTTGCCTGTAGAGGGTTTCAAAGCAATGATGAAGATGGATGAACACAAATCAAAACTGGAATATATGGAGGAAAAGGACAGTTATTTTGGAAATTATACAGACAAATATGAGGAATCAGTGACTTTAGTTATGAAAAATCAAGAGATTATATTGAACAGGATCTTGAAGATTTTCACAACAATTGATTTATCAAGGAACAATTTTGAAGGAGAAATCCCAAAGTTTATAGGGAATTTAAATTCACTTGTGCTGCTGAATTTATCTCATAACAACCTCACCGGACATATTCCTGTTGAAATGAAGAACATGAGCACGCTTGAAGCCTTGGACCTTTCATTTAATAAGCTCATTGGGAAAATTCCAGAGGAATTGACAATTCTAACATTTCTCGCGGTTTTAAATCTGTCACACAACCATCTTGTTGGACCTATTCCTCATAGCAATCAGTTCAATACGTTTCCAAATGATTCATATTTTGGAAATGCTGATTTATGTGGATTTCCATTGTCACATGAATGCGGGCATCATAAAACTGCATCAGTACCAGGCCTGTTGGTTGAAGAAAAAGATGATGAGCCGAGTTTTCTTAGTGAAATGACTTGGAGCTCTGTCTTAATTGGATATGGTTGTGGCTTGATTTTTGGATTTATCATTGGCTATTTCATTTACCGATTTCAAAGGCCAAGATGGTTCATACACTTTTTTGCAACTCTcattcatgaattgacatatacagCACAGAGGGCAGGTCGAAGACGGCGCAGGAACAGAAGACACTGA